The following coding sequences lie in one Alicyclobacillus curvatus genomic window:
- a CDS encoding TetR family transcriptional regulator, which translates to MAANRQKEIALAAVKLFEQKGYHATSVQDIADEVGLQKGSLYHYIHSKEDLLLQIAHEAITQFNDNLEAVLNTDLTAPEKLVKAVENHITVSVSNMETTTVLLREAFSLGDTQHQVIQDLTDKYVALWTKILEQGSRDGQFHVEQPKVTALAILGACNWVYRWYRESGQLSPTEIARVFSAMFLSGLSG; encoded by the coding sequence ATGGCCGCCAACCGCCAAAAGGAAATTGCACTTGCTGCTGTCAAACTCTTCGAACAGAAGGGCTACCACGCAACCTCTGTCCAAGATATCGCAGATGAGGTTGGACTACAAAAGGGTAGTCTATACCACTACATTCATTCTAAAGAAGACCTATTGCTTCAGATTGCTCACGAAGCCATTACCCAGTTTAACGACAACCTGGAGGCCGTGCTGAATACAGACTTGACTGCCCCCGAGAAGCTTGTAAAGGCGGTCGAGAATCACATCACTGTATCCGTCTCCAACATGGAAACAACCACAGTCTTACTCCGTGAAGCGTTTTCTCTGGGTGACACACAGCACCAGGTTATCCAAGACCTTACCGATAAATATGTCGCGTTGTGGACCAAAATCCTTGAGCAGGGGTCACGCGATGGTCAATTCCACGTCGAGCAACCAAAAGTTACTGCCCTCGCCATTCTCGGGGCTTGTAACTGGGTATACCGTTGGTATCGGGAATCTGGACAATTGAGTCCAACCGAGATTGCACGAGTCTTTTCCGCAATGTTTCTGAGCGGCCTATCGGGTTAA
- a CDS encoding CtsR family transcriptional regulator, protein MARNISDVIERYLKRILEQEEGLIELQRSELAELFQCVPSQINYVIATRFSLDHGYLVESKRGGGGYIRIRKVELEENQPLLTVARAISDQLSQREAEVVIERLLDEGLLTHREAALLKVATSRDVLLVDLPLRDHLRAKILTQCLIALSVTE, encoded by the coding sequence ATGGCACGGAACATTTCGGATGTCATTGAGCGTTACCTCAAGCGCATCCTGGAGCAAGAGGAAGGCTTAATCGAGTTGCAACGAAGTGAGTTGGCGGAGCTTTTTCAATGCGTGCCGTCGCAAATTAATTACGTAATCGCAACTAGGTTTTCTCTCGATCACGGTTATCTCGTCGAGTCAAAGCGCGGCGGCGGTGGCTATATTCGCATCCGTAAAGTGGAGCTTGAGGAAAACCAACCTCTGCTTACCGTCGCGAGGGCTATTTCTGACCAGCTATCGCAGCGGGAGGCCGAGGTCGTGATTGAACGACTTTTGGATGAAGGTCTACTGACGCACCGTGAGGCTGCATTGCTAAAAGTTGCAACAAGCCGTGATGTTTTGCTGGTGGATTTGCCCTTGCGGGACCATTTGCGAGCGAAGATCCTCACGCAATGCTTAATTGCACTATCGGTTACGGAGTGA
- a CDS encoding protein arginine kinase, which produces MSLGDFLQDAMSQWMKDGGPDDDIILTSRIRIARNFQGMPFPVLETDSHADEVVSMVKQALTSKSVKSVGDFEFARCSDMSALDRYVLVEKHLMSRDLAEQVKHGAIALTRDEVMSIMVNEEDHLRIQCIMPGFRLQEAWNLANRVDDELEAHLPYAFHERYGYLTACPTNVGTGIRASVMMHLPGLVITGQINRLLSAVSQVGLTVRGMYGEGSEAIGNIFQVSNQMTLGESEEEIIGNLSSVVHQLIDHERAARKALMSQNRTELEDRVCRSFGILAYARKIDSKETLQRLSDVRLGIDLGVIRGVSSSILKELMVMIQPAFLQKYFHEELAPGQRDTRRAALIRERLRLDDMEVR; this is translated from the coding sequence ATGTCACTTGGCGACTTTCTGCAGGACGCGATGAGCCAGTGGATGAAAGATGGTGGGCCTGATGACGACATCATCTTAACCAGTCGTATTCGCATCGCGAGGAACTTTCAAGGCATGCCCTTTCCGGTACTCGAAACAGACAGTCACGCTGATGAAGTTGTCAGCATGGTCAAACAGGCGCTGACGAGCAAATCGGTGAAAAGTGTAGGGGACTTCGAGTTTGCCCGCTGCTCAGACATGTCGGCACTCGACCGATATGTGCTTGTAGAGAAGCATCTGATGAGTCGTGACTTGGCTGAACAGGTGAAGCACGGTGCGATTGCTCTGACTCGAGATGAAGTCATGAGCATCATGGTGAATGAAGAAGACCACCTTCGAATACAGTGCATCATGCCTGGATTTCGGTTACAGGAAGCTTGGAATCTCGCAAACCGAGTCGATGATGAACTTGAGGCGCATTTGCCGTACGCGTTTCACGAACGATACGGATATTTAACAGCTTGTCCCACCAATGTAGGGACGGGCATTCGGGCGTCGGTGATGATGCACCTTCCTGGGCTCGTCATCACGGGCCAGATTAACCGCCTGCTGTCCGCCGTCTCACAAGTAGGGCTTACGGTCCGTGGGATGTACGGTGAGGGCAGTGAGGCGATTGGAAACATATTTCAGGTCTCGAATCAGATGACACTAGGAGAATCTGAGGAAGAAATCATCGGTAATCTGAGCAGTGTCGTGCACCAACTCATCGACCACGAGCGCGCCGCGAGAAAGGCACTGATGAGTCAGAATCGAACGGAATTGGAAGATCGCGTGTGTCGATCGTTTGGAATCCTCGCTTATGCGAGAAAAATAGATTCTAAGGAGACTTTACAGCGATTGTCCGATGTCCGTCTCGGCATCGACCTGGGTGTTATTCGGGGAGTATCATCGAGCATTCTCAAAGAGCTTATGGTGATGATTCAACCCGCATTCCTCCAGAAGTACTTTCACGAGGAACTCGCACCAGGACAGCGTGACACGAGGCGGGCGGCCCTTATCCGCGAGAGACTGAGGCTTGACGATATGGAGGTGCGGTAA
- a CDS encoding ATP-dependent Clp protease ATP-binding subunit, which translates to MYTRFTERAQKVLALAQEEASRLRHPGVGTEHILLGLVREGDGIAAKALQSLGVSTEKVQAEVEKIIGTGQSQTGAMTYTPRAKKVIELSIDEARKLNHTYVGTEHILLGLIREGEGVAARVLANLNVSLSKARQQVLQLLGGDVAEAGSDKDASAGTPTLDSLARDLTQMARDGKLDPVIGRGNEIERVIQVLSRRTKNNPVLIGEPGVGKTAIAEGLAQRIINGDIPETLRNKRVMVLDMGTVVAGTKYRGEFEDRLKKITEEIRHAGNVILFIDELHTLIGAGGAEGAIDASNILKPALARGELQCIGATTLDEYRKHIEKDAALERRFQPITVDQPTPEEAIEILKGLRDRYEAHHRVKITDAALHAAVQLSDRYIPDRFLPDKAIDLIDEAASRVRLQSHTPPPNLKELESQLEKVRNEKDAAVQGQEFEKAASLRDDEQRLRQELESRKGEWKRTQENDDVKVGTEDIAHIVAAWTGVPVKQLQQEESEKLMNLESVLHSRVIGQEEAVTAVSRAIRRARAGLKDPKRPIGSFIFLGPTGVGKTELARALAEAMFGDEDSMIRIDMSEYMERHTTSRLVGSPPGYVGYDEGGQLTEKVRRKPYSVILLDEVEKAHPEVFNILLQVLDDGRLTDGKGRTVDFRNTVIIMTSNAGAEMIRKGGSLGFKPDTASQYEDMKTRVMEELRKQFRPEFLNRIDEMIVFHPLDESQTGEIVDLMIKELQNRLQEQDIRFTLTDGAKQFLAKEGFDPQYGARPLKRAIQRHIEDGLSEALLSGTVKRGDTVEFDAGDKGLTIRQATGKAAAGSR; encoded by the coding sequence ATGTACACACGATTTACGGAACGTGCGCAAAAGGTTTTGGCTCTGGCACAAGAAGAGGCCAGTCGCCTGCGTCATCCTGGTGTTGGAACGGAGCATATTTTGCTCGGACTGGTACGGGAAGGCGATGGCATCGCAGCGAAAGCACTGCAGTCTCTCGGTGTCAGCACGGAGAAAGTTCAAGCTGAAGTGGAGAAGATTATTGGCACGGGACAGAGTCAAACGGGTGCCATGACCTACACACCGCGGGCAAAAAAGGTTATCGAGTTGTCGATTGACGAAGCTCGCAAATTGAACCACACGTACGTTGGTACGGAACATATCCTCCTTGGCCTGATTCGTGAAGGAGAAGGCGTTGCCGCCCGTGTTCTCGCTAACCTGAACGTGAGTCTGAGCAAGGCTCGGCAGCAAGTTCTTCAACTCCTTGGGGGAGATGTGGCCGAGGCTGGTTCTGACAAAGATGCATCCGCGGGTACTCCGACACTTGATTCGCTCGCGCGTGATTTAACGCAAATGGCTCGTGATGGCAAACTCGATCCGGTGATTGGGCGCGGCAACGAGATTGAACGCGTGATACAAGTGCTGTCGAGACGCACCAAGAATAATCCTGTGCTGATTGGGGAACCAGGTGTCGGTAAGACGGCCATCGCAGAGGGACTCGCACAGCGCATCATTAACGGTGACATTCCGGAGACCTTGCGAAACAAACGGGTCATGGTCCTTGATATGGGAACAGTGGTCGCAGGAACGAAATACCGTGGCGAGTTTGAAGACCGATTGAAGAAGATCACGGAAGAGATTCGCCATGCAGGGAATGTCATTCTGTTTATCGACGAGTTGCACACCTTAATTGGCGCTGGTGGAGCAGAAGGCGCTATCGATGCATCGAACATTCTTAAACCGGCATTGGCACGTGGTGAATTGCAGTGTATCGGGGCGACGACGCTCGATGAATACCGCAAGCACATTGAAAAGGACGCCGCTCTGGAGCGTCGTTTCCAACCCATCACGGTAGATCAGCCAACGCCGGAAGAAGCGATTGAAATCCTGAAGGGACTGCGGGACCGGTACGAAGCGCATCACCGCGTGAAGATCACGGATGCGGCACTCCATGCGGCAGTGCAGTTATCGGATCGCTACATCCCTGACCGGTTCCTGCCGGACAAGGCCATTGACCTCATTGATGAGGCTGCTTCCCGTGTTCGACTGCAAAGCCACACGCCGCCGCCGAACTTGAAAGAACTCGAGTCCCAACTCGAGAAGGTGCGCAACGAAAAGGATGCAGCAGTACAGGGACAGGAATTTGAAAAGGCGGCTTCACTCCGAGATGACGAACAGAGATTGCGCCAAGAGCTGGAGTCCCGTAAAGGTGAGTGGAAGCGTACGCAGGAGAATGACGATGTGAAGGTTGGAACTGAGGATATCGCTCACATTGTCGCGGCATGGACCGGGGTTCCCGTGAAACAACTGCAACAGGAAGAGTCGGAAAAACTGATGAACTTGGAGTCCGTGCTGCATAGCCGCGTCATTGGTCAGGAAGAGGCCGTAACTGCTGTTTCAAGAGCAATTCGCCGGGCTCGTGCTGGTTTGAAGGACCCGAAGCGACCGATTGGTTCGTTTATCTTCCTTGGTCCAACTGGCGTGGGTAAAACCGAGCTTGCAAGAGCATTAGCTGAAGCAATGTTTGGTGACGAAGACTCAATGATTCGGATTGACATGTCCGAGTATATGGAACGTCACACGACTTCGCGGCTGGTTGGTTCACCACCGGGTTATGTCGGATACGATGAAGGCGGTCAGTTAACGGAAAAGGTCCGTCGCAAACCGTATTCTGTCATCCTGCTCGACGAAGTCGAAAAGGCCCACCCCGAGGTGTTCAATATCCTACTGCAGGTGCTCGATGACGGCAGGCTGACGGATGGCAAAGGACGCACAGTCGACTTCAGAAATACGGTCATCATTATGACGTCGAATGCTGGGGCGGAGATGATTCGCAAAGGCGGGTCGCTCGGATTCAAACCGGATACCGCATCTCAGTACGAAGACATGAAGACGCGAGTCATGGAGGAACTGCGTAAGCAATTCCGACCAGAATTCCTGAACCGCATCGACGAAATGATTGTGTTCCATCCTCTTGATGAGTCGCAGACTGGTGAGATTGTCGATTTGATGATCAAAGAACTCCAGAACCGTCTACAGGAGCAGGATATTCGCTTCACACTCACGGACGGGGCCAAGCAGTTCCTGGCAAAGGAAGGGTTCGATCCTCAGTACGGAGCGCGTCCACTCAAGAGAGCGATTCAGCGCCACATCGAGGATGGATTGTCGGAGGCGTTGCTCTCAGGTACCGTTAAGCGCGGTGACACGGTGGAATTTGATGCGGGCGATAAAGGGTTGACCATCCGCCAGGCTACGGGCAAAGCGGCGGCTGGCAGTCGGTAA
- a CDS encoding UvrB/UvrC motif-containing protein: MLCQECKERPATVHFTKIVAGEKSEFHLCEQCAAEKGDFFAKAAQAFNFNHLLSGLLNMESSPGVPATQPALRCQSCGMSYSQFTELGRFGCPDCYDSFASRLDPLLRRIQSSESHAGKVPVRAGEQVQGRKELQKLRQELQRAVALENFEEAAQLRDKIRNLEQTLAGQEGH, encoded by the coding sequence ATGCTTTGCCAAGAGTGCAAAGAGCGGCCGGCTACCGTACATTTTACCAAGATTGTTGCGGGCGAAAAGAGCGAGTTCCATCTGTGTGAGCAGTGTGCTGCTGAGAAGGGAGATTTTTTCGCCAAGGCAGCACAGGCTTTTAACTTCAACCATCTCCTCAGCGGACTTCTCAACATGGAGTCGTCCCCAGGTGTTCCTGCAACCCAACCGGCATTGAGGTGCCAGTCGTGTGGCATGTCGTATAGCCAGTTTACCGAACTCGGGCGATTTGGCTGCCCTGATTGCTACGACAGCTTTGCCAGTCGTCTCGATCCGCTGCTGCGCCGCATTCAGTCGAGTGAATCCCATGCTGGCAAGGTCCCGGTTCGGGCCGGGGAACAGGTTCAGGGGCGAAAGGAACTACAAAAACTCCGCCAGGAGTTGCAACGTGCTGTGGCATTGGAGAACTTTGAGGAAGCGGCGCAGTTGCGCGACAAGATTCGTAATCTCGAGCAGACCCTCGCGGGACAGGAGGGGCATTAA